In Arthrobacter sp. B3I9, the following are encoded in one genomic region:
- a CDS encoding 3-oxoacid CoA-transferase subunit B gives MGVQSNNQLSAPVQGSDKPLGRDDLARLVARDIKPGSFVNLGIGQPTLVSNYLGPEQNITLHTENGMLGMGPAAGGDEIDGDLINAGKIPVTELPGASYFHHADSFAIMRGGHLDICVLGAFQVSATGDLANWHTGAPDAIPAVGGAMDLATGAKDVFVMMTLLTREGASKLVETCTYPLTGIGCVTRVYTDKAVFLTGPDGVEVRETFGCTMDELQEMVPVPLKAAGAAEN, from the coding sequence ATGGGTGTGCAGTCGAATAACCAGCTCTCCGCCCCGGTCCAAGGCAGCGACAAGCCGCTGGGCCGCGACGATCTCGCCCGGCTCGTGGCCCGGGACATCAAGCCCGGCTCGTTCGTGAACCTAGGGATCGGCCAGCCCACCCTCGTCTCGAACTACCTCGGGCCGGAGCAGAACATCACGCTCCACACCGAGAACGGCATGCTCGGCATGGGCCCGGCAGCCGGAGGCGACGAGATCGACGGCGACCTCATCAACGCCGGCAAGATCCCTGTCACCGAACTGCCCGGGGCGTCCTACTTCCACCACGCCGATTCCTTCGCGATCATGCGCGGCGGACACCTGGACATCTGCGTCCTGGGCGCCTTCCAGGTTTCCGCCACCGGCGACCTGGCCAACTGGCACACCGGCGCGCCCGATGCCATCCCGGCTGTCGGCGGCGCCATGGACCTCGCCACCGGGGCCAAGGACGTCTTCGTGATGATGACCCTGCTGACCCGGGAAGGCGCCTCCAAGCTCGTAGAGACCTGCACCTACCCGCTGACCGGGATCGGTTGTGTCACCCGCGTGTACACGGACAAGGCGGTCTTCCTCACCGGGCCCGACGGCGTCGAGGTCCGCGAAACCTTCGGCTGCACCATGGATGAACTGCAGGAGATGGTGCCCGTGCCGCTCAAGGCGGCAGGCGCCGCGGAAAACTGA
- a CDS encoding IclR family transcriptional regulator C-terminal domain-containing protein, which produces MIEAANGARAGSPPAASDQYVQSLARGLAVIRAFDTDHPKMTLSEVAARTSLTRATARRFLYTLVELGYVRTDGKIFALTAKVLQLGYAYLSGLSLPQLAQPHLEELSLQLGESTSAAVLEGTDIAYIARVATRRIMTVGITVGTRFPAYATSMGRVLLAGLPAPELKQYLAVADIRPLTPRAIGSREELLVELAAVRTQGWCLLDQELELGLMSVAAPVHDGPKVVAAINVSLQAQSVAVQADPDAYLEAVRKAVVATADVISADLSAGR; this is translated from the coding sequence ATGATTGAGGCAGCAAACGGCGCGCGGGCCGGCAGTCCGCCCGCAGCCAGCGACCAGTATGTGCAGTCGCTGGCGCGTGGGCTGGCAGTGATCCGCGCCTTCGACACGGACCACCCGAAGATGACGCTGTCCGAGGTGGCAGCCCGGACAAGCCTCACCCGGGCCACCGCGCGGCGATTCCTCTACACGCTCGTGGAACTAGGGTACGTCCGCACCGACGGGAAGATCTTCGCGCTGACCGCCAAGGTGTTGCAGCTGGGCTACGCCTACCTGTCCGGCTTATCCCTGCCCCAGCTCGCGCAGCCGCACCTCGAGGAACTCTCGCTGCAGCTTGGCGAGTCAACGTCCGCAGCAGTGCTGGAGGGGACGGACATCGCCTATATCGCCCGCGTTGCCACCCGCCGGATCATGACTGTCGGCATCACGGTCGGAACCCGCTTCCCGGCCTACGCAACGTCGATGGGGCGCGTCCTCCTCGCGGGGCTCCCGGCCCCCGAACTTAAGCAGTACCTCGCCGTCGCCGATATCCGCCCCCTGACCCCGAGGGCGATCGGGAGCAGGGAGGAACTGCTGGTCGAGCTGGCAGCGGTCCGCACCCAGGGCTGGTGTTTGCTGGACCAGGAACTCGAGCTGGGCCTGATGTCCGTCGCGGCTCCTGTCCACGACGGACCCAAGGTGGTGGCCGCCATCAACGTCTCATTGCAGGCCCAGTCTGTGGCAGTCCAAGCCGATCCGGACGCCTACCTGGAGGCGGTGCGGAAGGCCGTCGTGGCGACAGCGGATGTCATCTCTGCGGACCTTTCCGCCGGGCGCTGA
- a CDS encoding amino acid-binding protein encodes MKPKANGSSAVPAASELSCEVCGLMPEPTKARLTLANIAVMLPIELLVHAAVVETHLPYLAKVLVLTLTATILVIWVAEPSAARMLRSWLHAPALRHRRKLAAAPALWRARTVLADTPGSLLKVTRSLDRLDANILSLHVHPVADGVLDEFVLSAPGSLSEGEVVRALREGGGAEPQAWPTTALAMADGQTGALSLAARIAGNPEELPLAVAELLHARIEPTPDADTGPAEGGPAREGTLLRIPTAWHGPITFSRPGEPFTPAESARAHRLAELAEILAHQSAAPPSAGKPSLAG; translated from the coding sequence ATGAAGCCCAAAGCCAACGGAAGTTCCGCGGTCCCTGCCGCGTCCGAGCTGAGCTGTGAAGTGTGCGGCCTGATGCCCGAGCCCACCAAGGCCCGTCTGACGCTGGCCAACATCGCGGTGATGCTGCCCATCGAGCTGCTGGTGCATGCCGCGGTGGTGGAAACCCATCTGCCCTACCTGGCCAAGGTGCTGGTGCTGACCCTGACCGCCACGATCCTGGTGATCTGGGTGGCGGAGCCATCCGCGGCCCGGATGTTGCGCAGCTGGCTGCACGCACCTGCGCTGCGCCACCGCCGGAAGCTGGCCGCGGCGCCGGCACTGTGGCGGGCCCGGACAGTATTGGCCGACACGCCCGGTTCGTTGCTGAAAGTGACGCGGTCGCTCGACCGGCTGGACGCCAATATCCTCAGTCTCCACGTCCACCCGGTTGCGGACGGGGTACTTGACGAGTTTGTGCTCTCCGCGCCCGGTTCGCTCAGCGAAGGTGAAGTGGTGCGGGCGCTCCGCGAGGGCGGAGGGGCTGAACCACAGGCATGGCCCACCACCGCACTGGCGATGGCGGACGGGCAGACCGGTGCGCTGAGCCTGGCAGCGCGGATTGCGGGAAACCCCGAGGAGCTGCCGCTGGCAGTGGCAGAGCTGCTGCACGCGCGCATCGAACCGACGCCGGATGCGGACACCGGTCCCGCGGAAGGCGGCCCCGCACGGGAAGGCACCCTCCTGCGGATCCCGACCGCGTGGCACGGCCCGATCACCTTCTCCCGGCCCGGGGAACCGTTCACGCCGGCGGAGTCCGCGCGGGCCCACCGCCTGGCCGAACTCGCAGAAATCCTCGCGCACCAGTCGGCCGCGCCGCCTTCCGCCGGAAAACCCTCCCTGGCTGGCTGA
- the mscL gene encoding large conductance mechanosensitive channel protein MscL, translated as MLKGFKDFILRGNVIELSIAVVMGTAFTALVSAFTSNIVNPIIAAAGGVETDGLGFHIWPGNDKTFVNFGAVVTAFVTFMITAAVVYFIFVAPMNRINRMVKKRVATPEPEESVPADTALLAEIRDILAQLADPTRDVQRQGQHAAEDAAGSTERAGAAAQHVR; from the coding sequence ATGCTCAAAGGATTCAAAGACTTCATCCTGCGCGGCAACGTGATCGAACTGTCCATCGCCGTCGTGATGGGCACCGCGTTCACCGCCCTGGTGAGCGCGTTCACGTCCAACATCGTCAACCCCATCATCGCAGCGGCCGGGGGCGTCGAGACGGACGGACTCGGGTTCCACATCTGGCCGGGCAATGACAAGACCTTCGTGAACTTTGGTGCGGTGGTCACCGCTTTCGTCACCTTTATGATCACCGCGGCCGTGGTGTACTTCATTTTCGTTGCCCCCATGAACCGCATCAACAGGATGGTCAAGAAGCGGGTGGCAACGCCCGAACCTGAGGAGTCGGTGCCCGCCGACACCGCGCTGCTCGCCGAAATCCGCGACATCCTGGCCCAGCTCGCCGACCCCACCCGGGACGTGCAGCGCCAGGGGCAGCACGCCGCCGAGGACGCCGCCGGGTCCACGGAAAGGGCCGGAGCCGCGGCGCAGCACGTCCGCTAA
- a CDS encoding 4-hydroxybenzoate 3-monooxygenase, with protein sequence MSHRRLVTTQVAIMGAGPAGLMLSHLLAKAGIDSTVLELRSHQEIGETVRAGILEHGSVKLLVDSGVSDRVLRDGDRHDGIELRFNGESHRIDFQDLVGESVWLYPQTDVFLDLAARRNTDGGDVRYSVTDTSIRDIEGRPRVWFTDAEGVDYELQADFIAGADGSRSQSRTAIPEARRTRYQHEYPFAWFGILTEAPRSSDELIYANSANGFALISQRTETVQRMYFQCDPNEDVRNWSDDRIWETFRSRVNGNGFELQEGPVIDKTVLKFRSSVLAPMRHGNLFLAGDAAHTVPPTGAKGLNLALHDVKVLFEGFDSFYRTGNTMLLDAYSDTALDRVWKAQQFSYWMTSMMHTSAEADDFSRARQLGELNSVVASRHGRAFLAEAYTGWPGSR encoded by the coding sequence TTGTCACACCGCAGACTGGTCACCACGCAGGTGGCCATCATGGGAGCCGGCCCGGCCGGGCTCATGCTGTCACACCTGCTGGCCAAGGCCGGCATTGACTCGACTGTCCTGGAACTCCGCAGCCACCAGGAGATCGGAGAAACTGTTCGGGCCGGGATCCTTGAACACGGCTCCGTGAAACTCCTGGTGGACAGCGGCGTCTCGGACCGGGTGTTGCGCGACGGGGACCGGCACGACGGGATCGAGCTGCGCTTCAACGGGGAAAGCCACCGCATCGACTTCCAGGACCTCGTAGGGGAATCCGTCTGGCTCTACCCGCAGACCGACGTCTTCCTCGACCTCGCCGCCCGCCGCAACACCGACGGCGGCGACGTCCGGTACAGCGTTACGGACACATCCATCCGGGACATCGAGGGCAGGCCCAGAGTCTGGTTCACGGATGCCGAGGGCGTCGATTACGAGCTCCAGGCCGACTTCATCGCCGGTGCGGACGGTTCGCGCAGCCAGTCCCGCACCGCGATCCCGGAGGCCAGGCGCACGCGCTACCAGCACGAATACCCCTTCGCCTGGTTCGGCATCCTTACCGAGGCGCCGCGCAGTTCCGATGAGTTGATCTACGCCAACTCCGCGAACGGCTTCGCCCTGATCAGCCAGCGCACCGAGACCGTCCAGCGGATGTACTTCCAGTGCGATCCAAACGAAGACGTCCGGAACTGGAGCGATGACCGGATCTGGGAGACCTTCCGCAGCCGGGTGAACGGCAACGGCTTCGAGCTTCAGGAAGGGCCGGTCATCGACAAGACGGTCCTGAAGTTCCGCAGTTCCGTCCTTGCCCCGATGCGGCACGGAAATCTCTTCCTCGCTGGCGACGCCGCACACACCGTTCCGCCCACGGGCGCGAAAGGGCTAAACCTGGCACTGCACGATGTCAAGGTGCTGTTCGAAGGATTCGACAGCTTCTACCGCACCGGCAACACCATGCTTCTGGACGCCTACAGCGACACCGCCCTGGACCGCGTCTGGAAGGCGCAACAGTTCTCGTACTGGATGACATCCATGATGCATACCTCTGCCGAGGCGGACGACTTTTCGCGGGCACGCCAGCTCGGCGAGCTGAACTCGGTCGTGGCATCCCGCCACGGCCGCGCCTTCCTGGCCGAGGCCTACACCGGCTGGCCGGGTTCCCGCTAG
- a CDS encoding IclR family transcriptional regulator: MANSASGDSVVDRVVRVIAAFPEGVLDLPLSELAARAQLPLTTAHRLVRQLAAHGLLELGAGGSVRFGLRLWELVNRNSPTLALREAAVPFMEDINQVLNQNVNLAVLDGWDALFVERLSRRGSAVNRAQIAGRMPVHVSSAGIALMAGQPPEVQAEYLRQFHDPALKLAPEELRTLLRESAGNGFAQLAGVVDPDTWGIAVPVRDPRNRTVAALGVVVPLMDVRLQALVPALQTAARGIGRQLNTGREPNAGTSGTSFRSAEFV, from the coding sequence GTGGCCAACTCCGCCTCTGGGGATTCCGTTGTGGACCGTGTGGTGCGTGTGATTGCCGCCTTCCCCGAGGGTGTTCTTGACCTGCCGCTCTCCGAACTCGCGGCCAGGGCGCAGCTGCCGCTGACCACGGCCCACCGCCTGGTCCGGCAGCTCGCGGCACATGGGCTCCTGGAACTCGGCGCCGGCGGCTCGGTCCGGTTCGGCCTGAGACTGTGGGAGCTGGTGAACCGCAATTCCCCGACTCTCGCGCTGCGTGAGGCGGCCGTGCCGTTCATGGAGGACATCAACCAGGTTTTGAACCAGAACGTGAACCTGGCGGTGCTGGACGGCTGGGACGCGCTCTTTGTTGAACGGCTTTCGCGGCGCGGGTCCGCCGTGAACCGGGCGCAGATCGCAGGCCGCATGCCGGTCCACGTGTCCTCGGCCGGGATCGCGTTGATGGCCGGCCAGCCGCCCGAAGTTCAGGCGGAGTACCTGCGCCAGTTCCATGATCCGGCTCTAAAGCTGGCTCCGGAGGAGCTGCGGACCCTGCTCAGGGAGTCAGCCGGGAACGGTTTCGCACAGCTCGCCGGGGTGGTGGATCCGGACACGTGGGGGATTGCCGTGCCCGTCCGGGACCCCAGGAACCGAACGGTGGCGGCGCTCGGCGTGGTCGTGCCGCTTATGGATGTGCGCCTCCAGGCGCTGGTTCCTGCCCTGCAGACCGCCGCCCGGGGCATCGGCCGCCAGCTGAACACTGGAAGGGAACCAAACGCGGGAACAAGTGGTACGTCCTTCCGTTCAGCGGAATTCGTGTAA
- a CDS encoding 3-oxoacid CoA-transferase subunit A, translating to MLTFVDTVNEAVAGIKDGSTVMIGGFGNAGQPFELIDALMDCGATDLTVVNNNAGQGDQGLALLIKEGRVRKMICSFPRQSDSWHFDTRFRAGEIELELVPQGNLAERIRAAGAGIGGFFTPTGYGTMLAEGKETRILDGRGQVFETPIHADVALIKALRADGKGNLVYRKTARNFGPIMAAAAKHTVAQVSEIVPTGSLDPENIVTPGIYVNSIVRVHDTVKVA from the coding sequence ATGCTCACCTTCGTAGACACGGTCAACGAGGCCGTCGCCGGAATCAAGGACGGTTCCACTGTGATGATCGGCGGTTTCGGCAACGCCGGGCAGCCGTTCGAACTGATTGACGCGCTGATGGACTGCGGCGCAACCGACCTGACGGTGGTGAACAACAACGCCGGCCAGGGTGACCAGGGCCTGGCGCTGCTGATCAAGGAAGGCCGGGTGAGGAAGATGATCTGCTCGTTCCCCCGGCAGTCCGACTCCTGGCATTTCGACACCAGGTTCCGCGCCGGCGAGATCGAGCTCGAACTCGTCCCGCAGGGCAACCTGGCCGAGCGGATCCGGGCCGCAGGCGCCGGGATCGGCGGGTTTTTCACGCCCACCGGCTACGGGACCATGCTCGCAGAGGGGAAGGAAACCCGGATCCTCGACGGCCGGGGCCAGGTGTTCGAGACGCCCATCCACGCCGACGTCGCCCTGATCAAGGCGCTCAGGGCGGACGGCAAGGGAAACCTCGTCTACCGCAAGACCGCCCGGAACTTCGGCCCGATCATGGCCGCCGCCGCGAAACACACCGTGGCGCAGGTGTCCGAGATCGTCCCCACCGGCAGCCTGGACCCGGAAAACATCGTCACCCCCGGAATCTACGTCAACAGCATTGTCCGCGTACATGACACAGTGAAGGTGGCCTGA
- the pcaC gene encoding 4-carboxymuconolactone decarboxylase, with translation MSTDTSRHGPERNGVVQPGATSQEIYDGGMAVRREVLGNAHVDRANAKKDDFTEDFQDMITRIAWGGIWTRPGLTRQMRSAVTITAMVAHGHWEELAMHIRAAVTNGLSRDEIKEILLQTAIYCGVPSANTAFKTAQQVFHAMDNTAMDNTDMDAQETSTATTP, from the coding sequence ATGAGCACGGACACCTCCCGGCACGGCCCCGAGCGCAACGGGGTGGTCCAGCCGGGCGCCACCAGCCAGGAAATTTACGACGGCGGCATGGCGGTCCGGCGCGAAGTGCTCGGCAACGCGCACGTGGACCGGGCCAACGCCAAGAAGGATGATTTCACCGAGGACTTCCAGGACATGATCACGCGGATAGCGTGGGGTGGCATCTGGACACGCCCCGGGTTGACGCGGCAGATGCGCTCCGCCGTCACCATCACCGCCATGGTGGCGCACGGGCATTGGGAGGAACTGGCGATGCATATCCGCGCCGCGGTCACCAATGGCCTCAGCAGGGACGAGATCAAGGAAATCCTGTTGCAGACAGCGATCTACTGCGGGGTCCCCTCCGCCAACACCGCCTTCAAGACAGCCCAGCAGGTCTTCCATGCAATGGACAACACAGCAATGGACAACACAGACATGGATGCCCAGGAAACATCCACCGCGACAACACCATAA
- a CDS encoding diacylglycerol kinase family protein has protein sequence MTEINAAPESGTPTRRAAVIVNPAKSVGPALQGAIFRLCETQGWAEPLWLETTVEDPGTGQARQALEQGVDVVIAAGGDGTVRCVAEVLAGTGTPMGLVPLGTGNLLARNLGVDISDPVSACFDVLNGSDRSVDVVKATFDRSDDEQLFLVMAGLGYDAAIMADTVDVLKDRMGWLAYVEAGIRKLPGKPVRARISIDGAEPVRRRIRSVMIGNCGRIMGGIEIFPEAKVDDGVLDLLILSPRGRLGWLGVIAGIFGKNKKETESVEYFQGKTAEITLEHEQEFQLDGDHLGSGRHLAVTMEPDALKIRMAAL, from the coding sequence ATGACAGAGATTAACGCCGCGCCTGAGAGCGGAACACCCACCAGGCGAGCCGCCGTGATCGTCAACCCTGCCAAGTCTGTCGGACCGGCACTGCAGGGCGCCATCTTCCGCCTCTGCGAGACCCAGGGCTGGGCCGAGCCGCTATGGCTTGAGACCACGGTGGAGGACCCCGGGACCGGGCAGGCCCGCCAGGCGCTGGAACAGGGAGTCGACGTCGTCATAGCCGCAGGCGGCGACGGCACCGTGCGTTGCGTGGCTGAGGTTCTTGCAGGCACCGGAACCCCGATGGGCCTGGTGCCGCTGGGCACCGGGAACCTGCTGGCGCGGAACCTCGGCGTTGACATCAGCGACCCGGTATCGGCCTGCTTCGACGTCCTGAACGGCAGCGACAGGTCCGTGGACGTCGTCAAGGCAACCTTTGACCGGTCGGACGACGAGCAGCTCTTTTTGGTGATGGCCGGACTGGGGTATGACGCCGCCATCATGGCCGACACCGTCGACGTCCTGAAGGACCGGATGGGCTGGCTCGCCTACGTCGAAGCAGGCATCCGTAAACTTCCCGGCAAGCCGGTGCGGGCGCGGATCAGCATCGACGGCGCGGAGCCCGTCCGCCGCCGTATCCGCAGCGTCATGATCGGCAACTGCGGCCGGATCATGGGCGGCATTGAGATCTTCCCCGAGGCGAAGGTGGACGACGGCGTGCTGGACCTGCTGATCCTGTCCCCCCGCGGACGGCTCGGCTGGCTCGGTGTCATTGCCGGAATTTTCGGCAAGAACAAGAAAGAGACCGAGTCCGTGGAGTACTTCCAGGGGAAAACGGCGGAAATCACTCTGGAACACGAGCAGGAGTTCCAACTCGACGGCGACCATCTCGGCAGCGGCAGGCACCTGGCTGTAACCATGGAGCCGGACGCGCTCAAGATCAGGATGGCTGCCCTCTAG
- a CDS encoding FUSC family protein, producing MKLLAEMFTLAPGKKDHQVAIRCAVGVFVPLITLLLLGRLDLAIFASFGAFAGIYGRNEPHGRRFELQLRAGLLMLLVIFLAALTGRAGAALALPASDAVWMQVLATTLVAGGCSLLVAWWRLRPAGSLFHIFAFAAIASLPSQPPLGQGMLVAALTVVFCLLVGMSSRVARSRRIPWVRPRPVRLTAPERRAARLESLGYLVAAGLAGTLGTLAGGELGFGHNYWAMVAAVVPLVGHSTRHRVSRGVQRIVGTALGLVLLAGILLLQPAPWQTVLVIAACQFGAEMFIARQYLVAQVFVTPLALTSTLLVAPSAPGLLLRDRILETVIGAAVGIAVVLAPALWRRLRLRRDSLRAAA from the coding sequence GTGAAACTGCTCGCAGAGATGTTTACTCTGGCGCCCGGCAAGAAGGACCACCAGGTCGCGATCCGCTGCGCCGTCGGTGTTTTTGTCCCGCTGATCACCCTGCTGCTGCTGGGACGCCTGGACCTTGCGATCTTCGCTTCCTTCGGCGCCTTCGCCGGGATCTACGGCAGGAATGAACCGCACGGCCGACGCTTTGAGCTTCAGCTCCGGGCGGGCCTGCTGATGCTGCTGGTGATTTTCCTCGCAGCTCTGACAGGGCGCGCAGGCGCCGCCCTCGCGCTCCCCGCCTCGGACGCCGTGTGGATGCAGGTCCTGGCCACCACCCTGGTGGCGGGGGGCTGCTCGCTGCTCGTCGCTTGGTGGCGGCTCCGCCCGGCCGGATCGCTTTTCCATATCTTTGCCTTCGCGGCCATCGCGTCCCTGCCCAGCCAGCCGCCGCTGGGGCAGGGCATGCTCGTGGCGGCGCTCACGGTCGTATTCTGCCTTCTTGTCGGCATGTCCTCACGGGTGGCCCGGAGCCGGAGAATCCCCTGGGTCCGGCCCCGGCCCGTGCGCCTTACTGCGCCGGAGCGGCGTGCAGCCCGGCTGGAAAGCCTGGGCTACCTGGTGGCGGCCGGGCTCGCCGGTACCCTCGGGACACTGGCGGGTGGAGAGCTCGGATTCGGCCACAATTACTGGGCGATGGTGGCCGCCGTCGTACCGCTGGTCGGCCACAGCACCCGGCACCGGGTGAGCCGCGGCGTGCAGAGGATCGTCGGAACCGCCCTGGGCCTGGTCCTGCTGGCCGGGATCCTCTTGCTGCAGCCCGCGCCCTGGCAGACCGTGCTGGTGATCGCCGCATGCCAGTTCGGCGCCGAGATGTTCATCGCCCGGCAGTATTTGGTGGCGCAGGTTTTCGTCACTCCGCTGGCTCTGACCTCCACCCTGCTGGTTGCACCGTCGGCCCCCGGACTGCTCCTCCGGGACCGGATACTGGAGACGGTCATCGGCGCCGCCGTCGGCATCGCCGTCGTGCTGGCCCCGGCGCTCTGGCGGCGGCTGCGGCTCCGCCGGGACTCGCTCCGCGCCGCGGCCTGA
- a CDS encoding aromatic acid/H+ symport family MFS transporter, with protein MTSADRSSRWPVWLCWLAMVLDGFDLVVLGTVIPTLIKTHELGFDAVGATLAATISLVGVGLGALFIAPLSDRLGRRRLLMACVAWFSLFTLAVVIAPNVLVFSIFRLLAGLGLGACLPAALAYMNDYATKDGAAGRSTTRTMTGYHVGAVITALLALLLVPNWRAMFVAGGLAGLALLPFLWFKLPESLPPVRHGAEPVQAASFRDLTRRPYPVVAVGVGIASFMGLLLVYGLNTWLPQLMASAGYSIAAGIGQLLVLNVGAVVGLVIAGILADKHGAKKVVLLWFGLSAVFLAVLSIKLQNELLLNAAVFVTGVFVFSSQVLVYAWVSQLFPSRLRATALGFSAGVGRLGAILGPAVTGALVAAGIAYPWGFYVFAAAAAIAVAALAIVPPRIPHTGPPASAEATGKPAEI; from the coding sequence ATGACGTCCGCTGACCGCTCCTCCCGCTGGCCCGTCTGGCTTTGTTGGCTGGCCATGGTGCTCGACGGGTTCGACCTGGTGGTGCTCGGTACCGTGATCCCGACCCTGATCAAGACCCATGAACTCGGGTTCGATGCCGTGGGTGCCACCCTGGCCGCCACCATCTCACTCGTCGGCGTTGGCCTGGGCGCCCTGTTCATCGCCCCCCTCTCGGACCGGCTGGGCCGCCGGCGCCTGCTGATGGCCTGCGTCGCATGGTTCTCCCTGTTCACACTCGCCGTCGTGATTGCCCCCAACGTCCTGGTGTTCAGTATCTTCAGGCTGCTGGCCGGCCTGGGCCTCGGCGCCTGCCTGCCGGCTGCGCTGGCATACATGAACGACTACGCCACCAAGGATGGGGCGGCCGGGCGGTCCACCACAAGGACCATGACCGGCTACCACGTCGGTGCCGTCATTACCGCCCTGCTGGCACTCCTGCTGGTGCCGAACTGGCGGGCAATGTTCGTTGCCGGCGGCCTGGCAGGGCTGGCCCTGCTGCCGTTCCTGTGGTTCAAGCTGCCCGAGTCCCTGCCGCCGGTCCGCCACGGCGCCGAGCCGGTGCAGGCAGCCAGCTTCCGGGACCTCACCAGGAGGCCCTACCCGGTGGTCGCCGTCGGCGTCGGAATCGCCTCCTTCATGGGACTGCTGCTCGTGTACGGCTTGAACACCTGGCTTCCGCAGCTGATGGCGTCCGCCGGTTACTCCATCGCCGCAGGCATCGGCCAGCTCCTTGTGCTGAACGTCGGCGCGGTCGTCGGCCTCGTCATCGCCGGTATTCTCGCCGACAAACACGGCGCGAAAAAGGTGGTCCTGCTGTGGTTCGGCCTGTCGGCCGTTTTCCTTGCCGTGCTGAGTATCAAGCTGCAGAACGAACTGCTGCTCAACGCGGCTGTCTTCGTCACCGGCGTCTTCGTTTTCAGCTCCCAGGTCCTCGTGTACGCCTGGGTCAGCCAGCTCTTCCCCAGCCGTTTGCGGGCCACTGCCCTGGGCTTCTCGGCCGGCGTCGGGCGGCTGGGCGCCATCCTGGGCCCTGCCGTGACCGGCGCCCTCGTGGCCGCGGGCATTGCGTACCCGTGGGGCTTCTACGTTTTCGCCGCAGCAGCGGCGATTGCCGTGGCGGCGCTGGCCATAGTTCCGCCGCGGATCCCGCACACCGGGCCGCCGGCTTCCGCTGAAGCGACAGGGAAGCCCGCCGAAATCTAG